The proteins below come from a single Sorghum bicolor cultivar BTx623 chromosome 4, Sorghum_bicolor_NCBIv3, whole genome shotgun sequence genomic window:
- the LOC8077643 gene encoding intracellular protein transport protein USO1 has product MPLSSTSSPAAGAAAAAAVRTASPPLRAATQVLFRQKLGFLAAFQAQRVKCSPHLIRSIVKSSRLDINDGDNGTTEPARELLERLFAKTKSLDPGASQDRELSMSIEVLKTEFEAALSILRKKEKDLRDAEKKVSVDRSRLNQTKQDLDQREEDIIKAYSRQHEMEKALMKASRDLTLQVRQINNLKVLVEEQDKKIVSSQDALSKKVIEVDKLKQEMLKKSDEAALLRSEIESKEQELLVANQAIARQEATVRELQSEIKRKETDIERLNDLTKANEEKLKVAEQDLEKQNSGWIAAQQELKELAQMASKDKDNIKNTISDFKRVRSLLDAVRSELIASKEAFTFSRKQVEDQAAQLSNKVQELTDQKALIISYTRNLEAAQLEIRGKTTELNAAQSRCSELESQLLEETKKVESLEGMLTKERESLELKTKEVDLLQEELVQKEKDYFNSQKLVETKETELLEARHEVEDMKLKVDSIQFAVQEKDLELLETQRKLDEVNSEVVELQQLINSKEDQLVQVRTELQDKEHCIQLMQDELDKMRLGRSQAHSVVQKIVELTGNLIGSVESEELDIYNLLDDEILSTSTALESNLHKHSQLKADIDMLKESLREKDMDLSAAYKALDAKDRELKAVVGRLDVRDKELDKLQELSIDPYDIRRLSSAADEATKDNIVEELELQKHEIESVEVEALAASTMLKKLANVTKEFLRNGRTDSGTNLVASKNSNISEGASKMGPQRKINVILEAKKEIVGLFSLTEELVAGAQMKDAEEP; this is encoded by the exons ATGCCcctctcctccacctcctcgccggcggcgggggcggccgccgccgccgcagtccGCACCGCTTCGCCGCCTCTCCGCGCCGCCACCCAA GTTTTGTTCAGGCAGAAGCTGGGCTTTCTGGCGGCATTCCAGGCTCAACGTGTGAAATGCTCCCCTCATTTGATCAGATCTATTGTAAAAAGTTCTAGATTAGATATCAATGACGGTGACAATGGAACAACTGAGCCCGCGAGAGAACTATTGGAGCGTCTGTTTGCTAAGACAAAGAGTCTAGATCCAGGTGCTTCTCAGGATAGGGAGCTGAGCATGAGCATTGAGGTCCTGAAGACTGAATTTGAGGCTGCCTTATCAATCCTAAGGAAGAAAGAGAAGGATCTTCGTGATGCGGAGAAGAAAGTCTCTGTGGATAGGTCAAGGTTGAACCAGACCAAGCAGGACCTCGATCAGAGGGAGGAAGACATCATCAAAGCATATTCGAGGCAACATGAAATGGAGAAAGCACTGATGAAGGCGAGTAGGGATTTGACTCTACAAGTCCGACAGATCAATAATCTCAAGGTTCTGGTCGAGGAACAAGACAAAAAAATTGTTAGTTCACAAGATGCACTTTCTAAGAAGGTTATTGAAGTGGACAAGCTTAAACAAGAGATGCTGAAGAAGAGTGATGAAGCAGCCTTGCTGCGTTCAGAGATCGAATCCAAGGAACAAGAGCTTCTTGTAGCTAATCAGGCCATTGCACGTCAAGAAGCAACAGTTAGGGAGCTTCAAAGTGAAATTAAAAGAAAGGAAACTGATATTGAGAGATTAAATGATTTGACGAAAGCTAATGAAGAGAAACTGAAAGTTGCAGAACAGGATCTTGAGAAGCAGAATTCAGGATGGATTGCAGCACAGCAAGAGTTAAAGGAACTGGCGCAAATGGCATCCAAGGATAAGGATAATATCAAGAATACAATCAGTGACTTCAAACGGGTGAGGTCTTTGCTAGATGCTGTGCGTTCTGAACTAATAGCTTCGAAAGAGGCTTTCACCTTCTCACGCAAGCAAGTCGAAGATCAAGCAGCACAGTTGAGTAACAAAGTCCAGGAACTCACAGACCAAAAGGCACTGATTATTTCTTATACCCGGAATTTGGAAGCTGCTCAGCTGGAGATTCGAGGAAAGACAACGGAGCTCAATGCTGCACAATCTCGCTGTAGCGAACTTGAATCTCAGTTACTTGAGGAAACAAAGAAGGTTGAGTCGCTAGAGGGTATGTTAACCAAAGAAAGGGAGAGCTTGGAACTGAAAACTAAGGAAGTAGACTTGCTTCAAGAGGAGCTAGTTCAGAAGGAGAAGGATTACTTCAATTCACAAAAGCTTGTTGAAACAAAAGAGACTGAGTTGTTAGAGGCCAGACATGAAGTCGAAGATATGAAATTGAAGGTGGATTCCATACAATTTGCTGTTCAAGAGAAGGATTTGGAGCTTCTGGAGACACAAAGAAAACTTGATGAAGTTAACAGTGAGGTTGTTGAACTTCAGCAGCTGATAAATAGCAAGGAGGATCAACTGGTTCAAGTTAGAACTGAATTACAGGATAAAGAGCACTGCATACAATTAATGCAAGATGAATTGGATAAGATGAGATTAGGACGCTCACAAGCTCATTCTGTGGTGCAAAAGATAGTTGAGCTTACTGGCAATCTTATAGGTTCTGTCGAAAGTGAAGAATTGGACATTTATAACTTGCTGGATGATGAAATTTTAAGCACAAGTACAGCACTTGAGTCCAATTTGCATAAACATAGCCAATTGAAGGCTGACATAGACATGTTAAAAGAATCCTTACGAGAAAAGGACATGGATCTGAGTGCTGCTTATAaagcgcttgatgccaaagatcgAGAGTTGAAGGCAGTAGTTGGAAGGTTAGATGTCAGGGACAAGGAACTAGACAAGTTGCAAGAGTTATCCATAGACCCCTATGACATCAGGAGACTGTCTAGCGCTGCTGATGAGGCAACCAAAGACAACATTGTGGAAGAATTGGAGCTCCAAAAGCATGAAATAGAATCTGTGGAGGTTGAGGCACTAGCTGCTAGTACTATGTTGAAGAAGCTTGCGAATGTGACCAAGGAATTCTTGAGAAATGGTAGAACTGATTCTGGTACCAATTTGGTagcatctaaaaattcaaacattagtgaaggtgcttctaaaatgggaCCACAAAGGAAAATTAATGTGATTCTTGAAGCTAAAAAGGAGATCGTTGGGCTATTTTCTTTGACAGAAGAGCTCGTTGCTGGTGCTCAAATGAAGGATGCTGAGGAACCATAG
- the LOC8079421 gene encoding putative F-box/FBD/LRR-repeat protein At4g00315 encodes MAIRIPAHCCWPPPSSDLRTDGTTPAAMRHGLDPSTLSLYQNAVLGFIYAYLPKPPVSAAPILSCAAAAAAEEDGGIDRISGLPDDLLSRILVRLPAKDGARTAVLSTRWRGLWLSSPLCLVDTHFLPRGGAEGRPPRPGAVTRAVRRAVSAALRSHTGPFPFVSLSCQFIEAVDADRAVLARWFRFLATKGVDELAFVNRPSPYEGLRLPAALFSCASLRRLYLGAWRFVDTATLPRGASFPRLQELVLGAIALEDRDLDFLLAASPVLEVLTIVGSVKKLRARLTSHSLRCAVRTVLLSPCRRSGVS; translated from the coding sequence ATGGCGATTCGCATCCCCGCCCACTGTTGCTGGCCGCCGCCGAGCAGCGATCTCCGCACGGACGGCACAACGCCGGCGGCTATGCGACACGGGCTGGATCCGAGCACGCTGTCCCTCTACCAGAACGCCGTGCTCGGGTTCATCTACGCCTACCTCCCTAAACCGCCGGTCTCCGCGGCCCCCATTCTATCctgcgctgccgccgccgccgccgaggaagACGGAGGAATCGATCGCATCAGCGGCCTCCCCGACGACCTCCTCAGCCGCATCCTCGTCCGCCTCCCCGCCAAGGACGGGGCCCGCACAGCCGTGCTCTCCACGCGCTGGCGCGGACTCTGGCTCTCGTCGCCGCTCTGCCTCGTCGACACCCACTTCCTCCCCCGCGGGGGCGCCGAGGGCCGGCCCCCGCGACCCGGCGCCGTCACGCGCGCCGTGCGCCGCGCCGTCTCCGCCGCTCTCCGCTCGCACACCGGGCCGTTCCCCTTCGTCAGCCTATCCTGCCAGTTCATCGAAGCCGTCGATGCGGACCGCGCCGTGCTCGCTCGCTGGTTCCGGTTCCTCGCTACCAAGGGCGTAGATGAGCTCGCCTTCGTTAACCGCCCCTCGCCCTATGAGGGTCTGCGCCTCCCCGCCGCGCTCTTTAGCTGCGCCTCTCTCCGCCGCCTGTACCTCGGCGCTTGGAGGTTCGTCGACACCGCCACCCTCCCGCGCGGTGCCTCCTTCCCCAGGCTTCAGGAGCTAGTCCTTGGTGCCATCGCGCTGGAGGACCGCGACCTCGACTTCCTGCTCGCCGCTAGCCCCGTGCTCGAGGTCCTCACCATTGTTGGAAGCGTGAAAAAGTTGCGTGCCCGTCTTACCAGCCATAGCCTACGCTGCGCAGTGCGCACAGTTCTGCTTAGCCCTTGTCGAAGAAGTGGCGTTAGTTGA
- the LOC8077644 gene encoding PTI1-like tyrosine-protein kinase At3g15890, producing MGWGWSSCCKRSDGAEPGRRKKKKDTTWRIFSLKELQSATNNFNYDNKLGEGGFGSVYWGQLWDGSQIAVKRLKSWSNKAEREFAVEVEILARVRHKSLLSLRGYCAEGQERLIVYDYMPNLSIHSQLHGQHAAECNLSWERRMKIAVDSAEGIAYLHHYATPHIIHRDVKASNVLLDSNFQARVADFGFAKLIPDGATHVTTKVKGTLGYLAPEYAMLGKASESCDVFSFGIMLLELASGKKPVEKLNPTTKKTITEWALPLVRDKKFKEIADPKLKDSFVEDELKRMVLVGIACSQDKPEQRPIMSEVVELLKGESTEKLSNLENDDLFKPDSSFQSSSGPDSSDCVTEERSPKADAIEEAVDSSETVPSAR from the exons ATGGGGTGGGGGTGGTCTTCCTGCTGCAAGCGGTCGGACGG GGCTGAGCCTggtaggaggaagaagaagaaggacacGACGTGGCGGATCTTCTCGCTGAAGGAGCTTCAGTCAGCAACAAACAATTTCAATTATGATAACAAGCTCGGCGAGGGTGGTTTTGGCAGTGTCTATTGGGGCCAGCTCTGGGATGGGTCACAG ATTgccgtgaagaggctcaagagttGGAGCAACAAAGCTGAAAGAGAATTTGCTGTCGAAGTGGAGATTTTGGCACGAGTGAGGCACAAGAGCCTTTTAAGCTTGCGCGGATATTGTGCTGAAGGCCAGGAACGCTTGATAGTCTATGATTATATGCCAAACCTGAGCATACACTCTCAACTTCATGGACAGCACGCAGCAGAGTGCAATCTCAGTTGGGAAAGAAGAATGAAGATTGCTGTTGATTCTGCAGAAGGGATCGC TTATCTGCATCACTATGCGACACCGCATATCATTCATAGAGACGTCAAGGCGAGCAATGTTCTCCTGGATTCAAATTTCCAAGCTCGGGTTGCCGACTTTGGGTTTGCCAAGCTAATTCCAGATGGTGCAACGCATGTCACCACAAAGGTGAAAGGCACACTTGGTTATCTCGCACCAGAGTATGCAATGCTTGGGAAGGCCTCTGAAAGTTGCGATGTCTTCAGTTTTGGAATTATGCTCCTAGAGCTTGCCAGCGGGAAGAAGCCAGTTGAGAAGCTTAACCCCACCACGAAGAAAACCATAACTGAGTGGGCTCTTCCTCTAGTCCGTGACAAAAAGTTCAAGGAAATTGCTGATCCAAAGCTCAAGGATAGCTTCGTCGAGGATGAGCTGAAGCGAATGGTGCTTGTTGGGATCGCCTGTTCTCAAGACAAGCCTGAACAGAGACCCATAATGTCTGAAGTCGTTGAGCTGCTCAAAGGAGAATCTACTGAGAAGCTTTccaacctggagaacgatgatcTGTTCAAGCCTGATAGCTCATTCCAGAGCTCATCCGGACCTGATAGCTCAGACTGCGTCACCGAGGAGAGGAGTCCCAAAGCTGATGCGATAGAGGAGGCAGTTGATTCAAGTGAGACAGTTCCCTCAGCAAGGTAG